A stretch of DNA from Nitrospirota bacterium:
GTTCGCCAACCTGGCCGGGCTGGTGCCCGGTCTGGACTCTCCCACCGCGGACCTCAACACGACCGCCGCCTTTGCAATCATATCCTATCTGTCCTCTCACGCCTATGGCATAAGCACGGAGGGGCTCAGGGGCTACCTCCGGCACTACACCCGGCCTACGTGGGTGCTGCTTCCATTCCATCTGGTCTCCGAGGCCACCAGGACCGTGGCCATGGCCATCAGGCTTTTCGGCAACATGATAAGCGGGGAGATGGTGGGTATCATCCTGCTCGGAGTAATGGGCCTTCTGGCCCCTGTGCCTTTCGAGCTTCTGCACCTGATAATCGGCGTGATACAGGCTTTCATCTTCGGGATGCTTACTCTCGTGTTCATTGCGGGAGGACTGAGGCACGGTGAATAGAAAAGAGGAGTATCGATGAGGAGGAGTCGATGAGCGACATGACGGTAGTGTTGGTGGCTTCAGTTTTTGCGGCAGCGCTGGCTATTGCCATCGGCGGCTATGGGCCGGCCAGGGCACTGGGCGAAGCCCTCAAGCAGGGGCTCGATTCCATGGCCAGGCAACCGGAGTCTTCCGCGCAGATCATGCGTACATTGTTCGTGGGCATGGCACTTATCGAGTCTATCGCCATCTACGCCTTCGTGATCACCCTCATCATCCTGTTTGCCAATCCGCTCATCGACCTGATAGCCAGGTAAAGATGACGGCGCGAAGGGGCTAAGGTGAAACTGGACATCTGGACCATCCTGTTTCAGATTGTAAACTTCGCAGTCTTGCTCTTCATACTCCAGCGGCTCTTGTACAGGCCGGTTAGAGAGGTCATGGAGCGGCGCAGGCAGACGGTTGAGCGGAACATGCAGGGGGCGGAGAAAAAGCAAGAGGAGGCCGAGGAGCTTCAGCTGCAGTATCGGAATAAGATCGAGGAGCTGGAGCGCCTGAAGGTGGAGACAATGGAGACCATGAAGCAGAAGGTGGAGAAGGAGCGCATCAGGCTAATGGACAAAGCCAGGGAAGACGCCCGGGCGGAGGGGGAAAGGCAGAAGGCGCTTTTTGAAACCGAAAAGCGGAAGATGGACACGGCCCTGAGAGAAAAGGCCGTGGAGGCGGCAGCGTCATTCTCTATGAAGATGCTTTCGGACCTTTCCAACCGCGAGATCCACAGGCTGACATTCGAAAGACTTTTTGAACTGGTTCCGGAAATAGCCTCCGAGATGGCCTCGGCCACTGAGCGAAGGACGAAAGAGGGAGAAGAGACGGGAGGCCCCCTCGAGGTAGAGCTCGTCACCGCTTACCCTGCCGAAGAAGAGGAACTTTCCCGTCTCCGCCGGGAGCTGACGGCCAGCCTTGGCCGCGATGTGGAGATAAAGGCCACCGTTGATATCGGGCTCATCGCGGGGGCGAAACTCAGGGCTGAAGACAAGGTCTATGACTCCTCCCTTTCGGGCCGGGTCGAGGCCCTTAGAAGAAGACTGGAACAGCTGCAGTGAGCCAGGCGTTTGAAGGGTTCCTCGAAAAGCTCAAACATGAAGCCGGCCAGACCGGCTACCGGGTTGGTGTGGCCGAAGAGGGGCGGGTCGTCTCGGCTGGCGACGGGATAGCCTTGGTCTCAGGCCTCCGGGATGCCAAGCTCTACGAGTTGGTATCCTTCGAGGACGGAAGCGAGGGCATAGTCTTCGACCTTGACCGGGAGACCCTGGGCGTCATCATCTTGGTCCAGG
This window harbors:
- a CDS encoding F0F1 ATP synthase subunit A codes for the protein MKKITVFPEVIFSIGPVRVTDTVVDTWIVMAIIAGAFYLITRRLSTEPSLAQEALEAVIDAIVETIREVLPIDPWRVVPVVGTLWIFIGFANLAGLVPGLDSPTADLNTTAAFAIISYLSSHAYGISTEGLRGYLRHYTRPTWVLLPFHLVSEATRTVAMAIRLFGNMISGEMVGIILLGVMGLLAPVPFELLHLIIGVIQAFIFGMLTLVFIAGGLRHGE
- the atpE gene encoding ATP synthase F0 subunit C, translating into MSDMTVVLVASVFAAALAIAIGGYGPARALGEALKQGLDSMARQPESSAQIMRTLFVGMALIESIAIYAFVITLIILFANPLIDLIAR
- a CDS encoding F0F1 ATP synthase subunit delta; this encodes MKLDIWTILFQIVNFAVLLFILQRLLYRPVREVMERRRQTVERNMQGAEKKQEEAEELQLQYRNKIEELERLKVETMETMKQKVEKERIRLMDKAREDARAEGERQKALFETEKRKMDTALREKAVEAAASFSMKMLSDLSNREIHRLTFERLFELVPEIASEMASATERRTKEGEETGGPLEVELVTAYPAEEEELSRLRRELTASLGRDVEIKATVDIGLIAGAKLRAEDKVYDSSLSGRVEALRRRLEQLQ